One segment of Brassica napus cultivar Da-Ae chromosome C3, Da-Ae, whole genome shotgun sequence DNA contains the following:
- the LOC125583161 gene encoding uncharacterized protein LOC125583161, protein MTNMFSDLSTKYENVASHMRHMDIQIAQTTESVKRQQGTLPGKPDKNPKECNAVELRSGKQLSEPVKKRFTAAEKGKQKESKLPPADTPAAEKETEPTVGTNSPGPEQPAEAVRPIPEPVPAREYNPKLPYPVPAKATRKDREEMKYRKILKELTVRLPLMDAIQMMPSMRSFMKGLISGKISEESELMTVSKECIAVLQNMQIKKRGYPVKFVLSIQIGKTVFSCSLVDLGSSVNLMPYSVARRLGYTHFKPTRMSLVFADRSVKSPVGFLEDLQVKVGNTSVPADFVVLELEEESKDPLILGRSFLCTVGAIIDVRQGKIDLNLGNIVMQFKMDELLKKQMLDGQTFEVDEGIDPLQPRDGMIEEIPTEDPLELTLVRAEAEQSVENIDAYGYAKMLDSARSMGRMVASLSLGEESNKEENTPTGATPLPNSPNLPDDPWSELKAPKVELKPLPKGLMYAFLGPNFTYPVIVNAELKNVETVLLLCELRKYRKALGYSLADKPGFFQIPIHPDDQEKTTFRCPYGTYAYRRMPFGLYNAPATFQRCMMSIFTDLIEDIMEVFRDDFSVYGSSFSVCLSNLCMVLKRCEEKHLVLNWEKCHFMVRDGIVLGHKISEKGIEVDKAKVEVMMSLQPPTTVKAIRSFLGHAGFYRWFIQDFSKIARPLTRLLCKEIKFDFDSECLAVFHTIKGALVSAPVVQPPYWDLPFESMTDASDFAVGAVLGQRKDKKLHVIYYARKTMDEAQCRYATTEKEILAIVFSFEKFRSYLVGSKVIVHTDHAALKYLLTKKDEKPRLLRWILLLQEFDFEIKDKKGLENGVADHLSRMKIEDDTALDEEHTVEHVNTIGLRFAEQPLSITFDCSRVPEQPVAAIQKQYSHLPWFAEIANFLAAEKEPLKFTGNEKRKFLREARQYGWDEPYLYKHCKDGIFRRCVPEAEIPGILYHFHDSSYAGHFATFKTVSKILQAGFWWPTMFRDAHAYIARSDACQRLGNISKRNEMPQNYILEVEVFDCWGVDFMGPFPPYFKNEYIMVAIDYVSKWVEAVASPTNDAKVVTKMFSSIIFPRFGMPRVVISDGGTHFINKAFQGMLKKNGVKHKVATAYHPRRVDRTAYKMPLGTTPYHLVYGKACHLPIELEYKAAWAVKLLNFDIKPATERRMIQVHELEELRHLAYESSKIYKEKTKAYHDKKGDEFVVNGQRIKHYLADSTIAEGQKQEKLNTSVRTTEGLFFWWNNPSHVPGLLKMPPRTRQSANRTRKTNNTAPQRAQQPTSASYPWPREQEDEPINLDDPTLLYFNCEGWDKETTSRYNTLLKAEILPTRFCHAETLVELGIDEDVFETLQAMGIPPFCYATHKLYPDLVRQVLATATISYEDFSAPSYANCSFSFMADGEYCSLSLDKLKEIFEIANEPRVVAVAKNFSPSNTFWDFIANGNFTPGKAYQSQIRNPTLRVIAKIISNLLFAKDQTSKVTNGEL, encoded by the exons ATGACCAATATGTTCAGCGATTTGAGCACCAAGTACGAAAATGTCGCGAGCCATATGAGACACATGGACATTCAAATTGCTCAGACTACTGAGAGCGTCAAGAGGCAACAAGGTACTCTACCTGGAAAACCCGACAAAAACCCTAAAGAGTGCAATGCGGTTGAGTTGAGAAGTGGAAAGCAACTGTCGGAACCGGTAAAGAAGAGGTTCACTGCGGCTGAGAAGGGGAAGCAGAAAGAGTCGAAACTACCACCAGCCGATACCCCGGCAGCTGAGAAGGAGACGGAACCAACAGTTGGAACCAATTCGCCAGGACCAGAACAACCAGCTGAGGCTGTCCGCCCGATCCCAGAGCCTGTTCCTGCTCGCGAATACAATCCCAAACTCCCTTATCCTGTTCCAGCAAAGGCTACTCGTAAGGACCGAGAGGAGATGAAGTACAGAAAGATACTAAAGGAGCTAACCGTCCGACTCCCCTTGATGGATGCGATCCAGATGATGCCCTCCATGCGCAGCTTTATGAAGGGATTGATCTCAGGAAAAATATCAGAGGAGAGCGAACTCATGACTGTCTCTAAGGAGTGCATCGCAGTGCTTCAAAACATGCAGATAAAGAAGCGAGGATACCCTGTCAAGTTCGTCCTATCTATCCAGATTGGGAAGACAGTTTTCTCATGCTCCTTGGTTGATCTGGGATCCAGCGTAAACCTCATGCCCTACTCTGTAGCCCGACGTCTGGGATACACGCATTTCAAACCAACTAGGATGTCCTTGGTGTTTGCGGATAGATCAGTTAAGTCCCCGGTTGGTTTTCTAGAGGATCTCCAAGTAAAAGTCGGGAACACCTCTGTTCCAGCAGACTTCGTAGTTCTAGAGCTGGAAGAGGAATCcaaagatcctctcattttaGGAAGATCATTCCTATGTACAGTTGGAGCCATCATTGATGTGCGGCAAGGGAAGATTGATCTCAATCTGGGAAACATAGTCATGCAGTTCAAGATGGATGAGCTGCTGAAGAAGCAGATGCTGGATGGACAGACCTTCGAGGTGGATGAAGGGATTGATCCGCTGCAACCTCGCGACGGGATGATCGAGGAGATTCCTACAGAAGATCCACTTGAGCTTACACTAGTAAGAGCTGAGGCCGAGCAGAGTGTCGAGAACATTGACGCATACGGGTATGCTAAGATGCTTGACTCCGCAAGGAGTATGGGAAGAATGGTGGCgagtctaagtctgggggaagaaagcaacaaggaagagaACACTCCAACTGGAGCGACCCCTTTACCGAACTCGCCGAACCTACCTGATGATCCCTGGAGTGAGTTGAAGGCTCCCAAGGTTGAGCTAAAACCCCTTCCCAAGGGGCTCATGTACGCTTTCTTAGGTCCGAATTTCActtatcctgtcattgtgaacGCTGAACTCAAAAATGTGGAAACTGTATTGCTTTTGTGTGAGCTTAGGAAGTACCGTAAGGCATTAGGATATTCACTAGCTGACAAACCTG gtttctttcagatcCCTATCCATCCGGACGATCAGGAGAAGACGACGTTTAGATGCCCATACGGGACATACGCATACAGGAGAATGCCATTCGGCCTGTACAATGCGCCAGCAACATTTCAGcgctgcatgatgtcgatctttactgacCTGATTGAagacattatggaggttttcAGGGACGATTTCAGTGTCTATGGAAGCTCCTTTAGTGtctgtttgtcaaacttgtgcatGGTACTCAAAAGGTGTGAGGAGAAACATCTGGTgctaaattgggagaagtgccacTTCATGGTCAGAGATGGGATTGTTCTAGGGCATAAGATCTCCGAGAAAGGCATTGAGGTAGATAAGGCAAAGGTCGAGGTGATGATGAGCTTGCAGCCACCAACAACTGTGAAAGCTATCAGAAGCTTCTTGGGTCACGCAGGGTTTTACAGGTGGTTCATCCAGGATTTCTCAAAAATAGCGAGACCACTCACCAGACTGCTCTGCAAGGAGATCAAGTTTGATTTCGACAGCGAGTGCTTAGCTGTGTTCCATACGATCAAAGGAGCTCTAGTCAGCGCACCTGTTGTACAACCGCCATACTGGGATCTCCCTTTTGAGAGCATGACTGATGCTAGCGATTTTGCAGTTGGAGCAGTTCTTGGGCAGCGCAAGGACAAGAAACTTCATGTGATCTATTACGCAAGAAAAACCATGGATGAAGCTCAATGCAGATACGCTACGACTGAGAAGGAAATCCTGGCTATTGTTTTTTCATTCGAGAAGTTCAGATCCTACCTGGTGGGATCAAAAGTGATTGTGCACACAGACCATGCTGCTCTTAAGTACTTGCTCACAAAGAAGGATGAAAAACCGAGGTTGTTGAGgtggattcttcttcttcaagaatTTGATTTCGAGATAAAAGACAAAAAGGGACTCGAGAATGGGGTTGCAGACCACTTGTCCAGAATGAAGATTGAGGACGACACAGCTCTTGATGAAGAACACACAGTAGAACACGTCAACACGATTGGTCTGCGCTTTGCGGAACAACCCCTGAGCATAACATTCGATTGTTCTCGCGTACCGGAACAACCAGTAGCCGCGATCCAAAAGCAGTACTCTCACCTCCCCTGGTTTGCTGAGATTGCGAACTTCCTAGCTGCTGAAAAGGAACCACTTAAGTTCACTGGAAATGAGAAGAGGAAATTCTTAAGAGAGGCGAGGCAGTATGGTTGGGATGAACCGTACTTGTACAAACATTGCAAGGATGGCATATTCAGAAGGTGTGTTCCAGAGGCAGAAATTCCAGGGATTCTATATCAtttccatgattcctcttatgCAGGACACTTCGCCACATTCAAAACGGTTTCCAAAATCCTCCAAGCAGGTTTCTGGTGGCCAACTATGTTCAGAGATGCTCATGCCTACATAGCTCGAAGCGATGCATGCCAGCGACTTGGGAACATCAGCAAAAGGAATGAAATGCCTcagaattatattttagaagttgAGGTGTTCGACTGTTGGGGAGtcgacttcatgggaccattccctcCGTATTTCAAGAACGAGTACATCATGGTCGCCATtgactatgtctccaagtgggtagaaGCAGTGGCGAGTCCCACTAATGATGCAAAAGTGGTGACTAAGATGTTCAGCTCCATCATCTTTCCGAGATTTGGGATGCCTAGAGTGGTCATTAGCGATGGCGGaacacacttcatcaacaaggcaTTTCAGGGCATGTTGAAGAAGAATGGGGTGAAACACAAGGTGGCTACCGCTTATCACCCCAGACGAGTGGACAG AACAGCCTACAAAATGCCGCTAGGAACCACCCCCTATCACCTGGTCTACGGTAAGGCTTGTCATCTTCCTATCGAGCTCGAATACAAGGCTGCATGGGCAGTCAAGTTACTGAATTTCGACATCAAGCCAGCAACTGAGAGGCGCATGATCCaagtccatgagctggaagaGCTAAGGCACCTCGCCTATGAGAGTTCCAAAATTTAtaaggagaagactaaagccTACCATGACAA AAAGGGAGACGAGTTCGTCGTCAATGGTCAGCGCATCAAGCATTACCTTGCTGACTCCACTATCGCAGAGG gtcaaaaacaagaaaaactgAACACTTCAGTCAGAACAACCGAAGGACTGTTCTTCTGGTGGAACAACCCATCGCATGTTCCAG GTTTGTTGAAG ATGCCTCCACGCACCAGGCAATCGGCCAATAGAACAAGGAAGACGAACAACACGGCCCCACAGCGAGCACAACAACCAACCTCCGCCTCTTACCCATGGCCGCGAGAACAGGAGGACGAGCCAATCAATCTCGATGACCCTACGCTTTTATATTTCAATTGCGAAGGGTGGGACAAGGAGACAACTAGTCGGTACAACACTCTCCTCAAGGCCGAGATACTACCTACCCGTTTTTGCCACGCCGAGACTCTCGTTGAGCTCGGTATCGATGAGGATGTGTTCGAGACGCTGCAAGCGATGGGGATCCCTCCCTTTTGTTACGCTACGCACAAGCTCTACCCTGACCTTGTCCGCCAAGTGCTCGCCACTGCCACCATCAGCTATGAGGACTTCTCTGCTCCTTCCTACGCCAACTGCTCCTTCTCATTCATGGCTGATGGAGAGTATTGCTCACTGTCCCTCGACAAACTCAAGGAAATCTTTGAGATCGCGAATGAGCCGAGAGTGGTAGCAGTGGCGAAAAATTTCTCCCCATCAAACACCTTCTGGGACTTCATCGCGAATGGGAACTTCACACCTGGCAAAGCCTACCAGTCGCAGATCAGGAACCCGACACTTAGAgtcattgcaaagatcatttCAAACCTCCTGTTCGCCAAGGATCAGACTTCCAAAGTGACAAACGGGGAGCTGTAA